The following proteins come from a genomic window of Crassostrea angulata isolate pt1a10 chromosome 1, ASM2561291v2, whole genome shotgun sequence:
- the LOC128159118 gene encoding trichohyalin-like isoform X9, with protein MSTLEERREARRRRRQQEESGPQLNGDDDLDERLSQRRRERESRLKLIAAGVNAINGEDELERRRRERREQRLRSSEVAEDTSTSNRRTRRRGTEDEIDATEESSYTSTRSRRRRGYDEEETPEAAPEEPQVDPEEAARKRRAAQAEQERQEEEERARREEEEEERQRQEEIRRQQEEERRKQDEERRRQEEAERAKREEIDNILDRQKKEREEQEIRINERIRNLQSVNDTVNDDLFIDEDDWNNHTNNSVHGNKLSDMERRKLESNKTSQLKTFFEDRMEEQKSNELHLEIHRKDGSNKRQHFEGEKSNGDLSNNRLGRLSASETHLNITEKTESPRFGSKKVLDRWQPAHNSQKSPLATSFKATSTTNMDSGASRKSGTVTLLASKFATSKESLNDNHVTSPTTLKHSGSFKDVSSIRRHWSESRDLTEKSEPAPSSLRRQKSMGAKVSERWQFEKQDGASSSKNNKEPSSPFKSNRESPSYQESQLISPCRSRPLSTSSSDSQKDVVVATPVTITTNGWHRTNGTKEEEERIERERLEREEQEREEAARRMEEEQKKRNRKRKGLGGLDKEKKNKLKDLHGDSDSADDEDEESMSSSDSSSFHTSHSNPRPMHRVTPLPSDLESMSKAALIKLCKDLHTLMATLEEEVYDWNMKVRKQEGEINSLSLKVNDSKGKFVKPVLRKVNKESKFDKLKKDKSDFRGNLKSTGQSKYALDEEGEEKAE; from the exons ATGAGCACATTAGAAGAAAGACGTGAGGCCCGTCGCCGGCGGCGACAACAGGAGGAGTCTGG GCCTCAGTTGAACGGTGACGATGACCTTGACGAACGGTTGAGTCAGCGCCGAAGGGAACGGGAATCAAGGTTGAAACTCAT AGCTGCGGGTGTAAATGCAATAAATGGAGAGGATGAATTGGAACGTCGGCGGAGGGAAAGGCGAGAGCAACGGCTCAG GTCCTCTGAGGTCGCAGAGGATACCAGCACCTCCAACCGCCGCACGCGTCGCAGAGGAACAGAGGACGAGATAGATGCTACAGAG GAATCTTCATACACAAGCACGCGTTCTCGTCGCCGACGTGGATACGATGAGGAG GAAACCCCAGAAGCCGCTCCTGAGGAACCACAAGTAGACCCAGAGGAAGCAGCTCGCAAGCGCCGGGCAGCTCAAGCCGAGCAGGAAAGACAGGAAGAGGAGGAGCGAGCTCGACGAGAAGAGGAAGAAGAAGAGCGCCAGAGACAGGAGGAAATCCGACGCCAGCAGGAAGAGGAGCGTAGGAAACAGGACGAAGAGAGAAGAAGACAGGAGGAGGCTGAGCGTGCTAAGAGG GAAGAAATAGATAACATACTAGACAGACAGAAAAAAGAGCGGGAAGAGCAAGAAATACGAATCAACGAAAGAATACGCAACTTACAGAGTGTTAATGACACGGTGAATGACGACTTGTTTATTGACGAGGACGATTGGAATAATCACACAAACAACAGCGTGCACGGAAATAAGTTATCAGACATGGAGAGGAGAAAATTAGAAAGCAACAAAACCAGTCAGTTAAAGACATTTTTTGAGGATAGAATGGAGGAGCAAAAATCAAATGAACTCCATCTTGAAATCCACAGGAAAGATGGATCTAATAAACGCCAGCAT TTTGAGGGGGAGAAATCAAATGGGGATCTCAGCAATAATAGACTCGGGAGATTGAGTGCAAGTGAAACTCATCTCAATATTACA GAGAAAACAGAGTCTCCTCGATTTGGAAGTAAAAAGGTGTTAGACAGATGGCAGCCAGCCCATAATTCACAGAAATCTCCCTTAGCAACAAGTTTTAAAGCCACAAGCACAACCAATATGGACAGTGGTGCATCACGCAAATCTGGCACAGTGACACTCTTGGCATCAAAATTTGCCACGTCCAAAGAATCTCTGAACGATAATCATGTGACTTCACCCACAACACTGAAGCATTCTGGGTCGTTTAAGGATGTATCATCAATACGACGACACTGGTCAGAGAGCAGAGATTTGACAGAAAAATCGGAACCTGCTCCTTCTAGTTTAAGGAGGCAGAAATCTATGGGAGCCAAAGTTTCAGAGAGATGGCAGTTTGAGAAGCAAGATGGTGCATCCTCATCAAAAAATAACAAGGAACCATCATCTCCGTTTAAATCAAATAGAGAATCACCGTCATATCAAGAAAGTCAACTCATTTCTCCATGTAGGTCAAGGCCACTGTCAACTTCTTCCAGTGATAGTCAGAAA GACGTTGTTGTTGCAACCCCTGTTACCATAACAACAAATGGCTGGCATCGTACAAACGGGACTAAG GAAGAAGAGGAGAGGATTGAGCGAGAGCGATTGGAGCGGGAAGAACAGGAGCGTGAAGAA GCAGCAAGAAGGATGGAAGAGGAACAAAAGAAGAGAAACCGCAAGAGGAAAGGGTTGGGAGGACTTGACAAAGAAAAGAAGAATAAGCTCAAA GATTTGCATGGTGACTCTGATTCTGCCGATGACGAAGACGAGGAAAGCATGTCATCCAGTGATTCTTCTTCCTTTCACACCTCCCACTCAAACCCCCGACCAATGCACAGAGTCACCCCCCTCCCATCTGACCTGGAAAGCATGAGTAAAG CTGCTCTTATTAAACTATGCAAGGACCTTCATACTTTGATGGCCACCCTGGAGGAAGAAGTCTATGATTGGAACATGAAAGTTAGGAAACAGGAAGGAGAA ATCAACTCTCTATCTCTCAAAGTGAACGATTCCAAAGGAAAATT CGTTAAGCCTGTTCTTAGAAAAGTCAACAAAGAAAGCAA ATTTGATAAGCTTAAGAAAGATAAATCAGATTTCCGTGGCAATTTGAAGTCCACAGGACAGAGTAAATATGCATTGGATGAGGAAGGGGAAGAAAAG GCGGAATAA
- the LOC128159118 gene encoding trichohyalin-like isoform X3: MSTLEERREARRRRRQQEESGPQLNGDDDLDERLSQRRRERESRAAGVNAINGEDELERRRRERREQRLRSSEVAEDTSTSNRRTRRRGTEDEIDATEESSYTSTRSRRRRGYDEEETPEAAPEEPQVDPEEAARKRRAAQAEQERQEEEERARREEEEEERQRQEEIRRQQEEERRKQDEERRRQEEAERAKREEIDNILDRQKKEREEQEIRINERIRNLQSVNDTVNDDLFIDEDDWNNHTNNSVHGNKLSDMERRKLESNKTSQLKTFFEDRMEEQKSNELHLEIHRKDGSNKRQHPGNLSLDESSQSHVQERLIKYQSSLQISPKDASLSPKDLHVYHAKVISPGSDRLKDIQKRFEGEKSNGDLSNNRLGRLSASETHLNITEKTESPRFGSKKVLDRWQPAHNSQKSPLATSFKATSTTNMDSGASRKSGTVTLLASKFATSKESLNDNHVTSPTTLKHSGSFKDVSSIRRHWSESRDLTEKSEPAPSSLRRQKSMGAKVSERWQFEKQDGASSSKNNKEPSSPFKSNRESPSYQESQLISPCRSRPLSTSSSDSQKDVVVATPVTITTNGWHRTNGTKEEEERIERERLEREEQEREEAARRMEEEQKKRNRKRKGLGGLDKEKKNKLKDLHGDSDSADDEDEESMSSSDSSSFHTSHSNPRPMHRVTPLPSDLESMSKAALIKLCKDLHTLMATLEEEVYDWNMKVRKQEGEINSLSLKVNDSKGKFVKPVLRKVNKESKFDKLKKDKSDFRGNLKSTGQSKYALDEEGEEKAE, from the exons ATGAGCACATTAGAAGAAAGACGTGAGGCCCGTCGCCGGCGGCGACAACAGGAGGAGTCTGG GCCTCAGTTGAACGGTGACGATGACCTTGACGAACGGTTGAGTCAGCGCCGAAGGGAACGGGAATCAAG AGCTGCGGGTGTAAATGCAATAAATGGAGAGGATGAATTGGAACGTCGGCGGAGGGAAAGGCGAGAGCAACGGCTCAG GTCCTCTGAGGTCGCAGAGGATACCAGCACCTCCAACCGCCGCACGCGTCGCAGAGGAACAGAGGACGAGATAGATGCTACAGAG GAATCTTCATACACAAGCACGCGTTCTCGTCGCCGACGTGGATACGATGAGGAG GAAACCCCAGAAGCCGCTCCTGAGGAACCACAAGTAGACCCAGAGGAAGCAGCTCGCAAGCGCCGGGCAGCTCAAGCCGAGCAGGAAAGACAGGAAGAGGAGGAGCGAGCTCGACGAGAAGAGGAAGAAGAAGAGCGCCAGAGACAGGAGGAAATCCGACGCCAGCAGGAAGAGGAGCGTAGGAAACAGGACGAAGAGAGAAGAAGACAGGAGGAGGCTGAGCGTGCTAAGAGG GAAGAAATAGATAACATACTAGACAGACAGAAAAAAGAGCGGGAAGAGCAAGAAATACGAATCAACGAAAGAATACGCAACTTACAGAGTGTTAATGACACGGTGAATGACGACTTGTTTATTGACGAGGACGATTGGAATAATCACACAAACAACAGCGTGCACGGAAATAAGTTATCAGACATGGAGAGGAGAAAATTAGAAAGCAACAAAACCAGTCAGTTAAAGACATTTTTTGAGGATAGAATGGAGGAGCAAAAATCAAATGAACTCCATCTTGAAATCCACAGGAAAGATGGATCTAATAAACGCCAGCAT CCAGGTAACCTAAGTTTGGATGAGTCGAGCCAGTCTCATGTTCAAGAAAGGCTAATCAAATATCAATCTTCACTTCAGATTTCACCAAAG GATGCATCGCTTTCACCCAAAGATCTGCATGTCTACCATGCTAAAGTTATCTCCCCTGGCTCAGATCGCTTAAAAGATATTCAAAAAAGA TTTGAGGGGGAGAAATCAAATGGGGATCTCAGCAATAATAGACTCGGGAGATTGAGTGCAAGTGAAACTCATCTCAATATTACA GAGAAAACAGAGTCTCCTCGATTTGGAAGTAAAAAGGTGTTAGACAGATGGCAGCCAGCCCATAATTCACAGAAATCTCCCTTAGCAACAAGTTTTAAAGCCACAAGCACAACCAATATGGACAGTGGTGCATCACGCAAATCTGGCACAGTGACACTCTTGGCATCAAAATTTGCCACGTCCAAAGAATCTCTGAACGATAATCATGTGACTTCACCCACAACACTGAAGCATTCTGGGTCGTTTAAGGATGTATCATCAATACGACGACACTGGTCAGAGAGCAGAGATTTGACAGAAAAATCGGAACCTGCTCCTTCTAGTTTAAGGAGGCAGAAATCTATGGGAGCCAAAGTTTCAGAGAGATGGCAGTTTGAGAAGCAAGATGGTGCATCCTCATCAAAAAATAACAAGGAACCATCATCTCCGTTTAAATCAAATAGAGAATCACCGTCATATCAAGAAAGTCAACTCATTTCTCCATGTAGGTCAAGGCCACTGTCAACTTCTTCCAGTGATAGTCAGAAA GACGTTGTTGTTGCAACCCCTGTTACCATAACAACAAATGGCTGGCATCGTACAAACGGGACTAAG GAAGAAGAGGAGAGGATTGAGCGAGAGCGATTGGAGCGGGAAGAACAGGAGCGTGAAGAA GCAGCAAGAAGGATGGAAGAGGAACAAAAGAAGAGAAACCGCAAGAGGAAAGGGTTGGGAGGACTTGACAAAGAAAAGAAGAATAAGCTCAAA GATTTGCATGGTGACTCTGATTCTGCCGATGACGAAGACGAGGAAAGCATGTCATCCAGTGATTCTTCTTCCTTTCACACCTCCCACTCAAACCCCCGACCAATGCACAGAGTCACCCCCCTCCCATCTGACCTGGAAAGCATGAGTAAAG CTGCTCTTATTAAACTATGCAAGGACCTTCATACTTTGATGGCCACCCTGGAGGAAGAAGTCTATGATTGGAACATGAAAGTTAGGAAACAGGAAGGAGAA ATCAACTCTCTATCTCTCAAAGTGAACGATTCCAAAGGAAAATT CGTTAAGCCTGTTCTTAGAAAAGTCAACAAAGAAAGCAA ATTTGATAAGCTTAAGAAAGATAAATCAGATTTCCGTGGCAATTTGAAGTCCACAGGACAGAGTAAATATGCATTGGATGAGGAAGGGGAAGAAAAG GCGGAATAA
- the LOC128159118 gene encoding trichohyalin-like isoform X4: protein MSTLEERREARRRRRQQEESGPQLNGDDDLDERLSQRRRERESRLKLIAAGVNAINGEDELERRRRERREQRLRSSEVAEDTSTSNRRTRRRGTEDEIDATEESSYTSTRSRRRRGYDEEETPEAAPEEPQVDPEEAARKRRAAQAEQERQEEEERARREEEEEERQRQEEIRRQQEEERRKQDEERRRQEEAERAKREEIDNILDRQKKEREEQEIRINERIRNLQSVNDTVNDDLFIDEDDWNNHTNNSVHGNKLSDMERRKLESNKTSQLKTFFEDRMEEQKSNELHLEIHRKDGSNKRQHPGNLSLDESSQSHVQERLIKYQSSLQISPKDASLSPKDLHVYHAKVISPGSDRLKDIQKRFEGEKSNGDLSNNRLGRLSASETHLNITEKTESPRFGSKKVLDRWQPAHNSQKSPLATSFKATSTTNMDSGASRKSGTVTLLASKFATSKESLNDNHVTSPTTLKHSGSFKDVSSIRRHWSESRDLTEKSEPAPSSLRRQKSMGAKVSERWQFEKQDGASSSKNNKEPSSPFKSNRESPSYQESQLISPCRSRPLSTSSSDSQKDVVVATPVTITTNGWHRTNGTKEEEERIERERLEREEQEREEAARRMEEEQKKRNRKRKGLGGLDKEKKNKLKALIMAKAAEDLRNEAKAKAEEKERYINERVPPCDTQGKDKAALIKLCKDLHTLMATLEEEVYDWNMKVRKQEGEINSLSLKVNDSKGKFVKPVLRKVNKESKFDKLKKDKSDFRGNLKSTGQSKYALDEEGEEKAE, encoded by the exons ATGAGCACATTAGAAGAAAGACGTGAGGCCCGTCGCCGGCGGCGACAACAGGAGGAGTCTGG GCCTCAGTTGAACGGTGACGATGACCTTGACGAACGGTTGAGTCAGCGCCGAAGGGAACGGGAATCAAGGTTGAAACTCAT AGCTGCGGGTGTAAATGCAATAAATGGAGAGGATGAATTGGAACGTCGGCGGAGGGAAAGGCGAGAGCAACGGCTCAG GTCCTCTGAGGTCGCAGAGGATACCAGCACCTCCAACCGCCGCACGCGTCGCAGAGGAACAGAGGACGAGATAGATGCTACAGAG GAATCTTCATACACAAGCACGCGTTCTCGTCGCCGACGTGGATACGATGAGGAG GAAACCCCAGAAGCCGCTCCTGAGGAACCACAAGTAGACCCAGAGGAAGCAGCTCGCAAGCGCCGGGCAGCTCAAGCCGAGCAGGAAAGACAGGAAGAGGAGGAGCGAGCTCGACGAGAAGAGGAAGAAGAAGAGCGCCAGAGACAGGAGGAAATCCGACGCCAGCAGGAAGAGGAGCGTAGGAAACAGGACGAAGAGAGAAGAAGACAGGAGGAGGCTGAGCGTGCTAAGAGG GAAGAAATAGATAACATACTAGACAGACAGAAAAAAGAGCGGGAAGAGCAAGAAATACGAATCAACGAAAGAATACGCAACTTACAGAGTGTTAATGACACGGTGAATGACGACTTGTTTATTGACGAGGACGATTGGAATAATCACACAAACAACAGCGTGCACGGAAATAAGTTATCAGACATGGAGAGGAGAAAATTAGAAAGCAACAAAACCAGTCAGTTAAAGACATTTTTTGAGGATAGAATGGAGGAGCAAAAATCAAATGAACTCCATCTTGAAATCCACAGGAAAGATGGATCTAATAAACGCCAGCAT CCAGGTAACCTAAGTTTGGATGAGTCGAGCCAGTCTCATGTTCAAGAAAGGCTAATCAAATATCAATCTTCACTTCAGATTTCACCAAAG GATGCATCGCTTTCACCCAAAGATCTGCATGTCTACCATGCTAAAGTTATCTCCCCTGGCTCAGATCGCTTAAAAGATATTCAAAAAAGA TTTGAGGGGGAGAAATCAAATGGGGATCTCAGCAATAATAGACTCGGGAGATTGAGTGCAAGTGAAACTCATCTCAATATTACA GAGAAAACAGAGTCTCCTCGATTTGGAAGTAAAAAGGTGTTAGACAGATGGCAGCCAGCCCATAATTCACAGAAATCTCCCTTAGCAACAAGTTTTAAAGCCACAAGCACAACCAATATGGACAGTGGTGCATCACGCAAATCTGGCACAGTGACACTCTTGGCATCAAAATTTGCCACGTCCAAAGAATCTCTGAACGATAATCATGTGACTTCACCCACAACACTGAAGCATTCTGGGTCGTTTAAGGATGTATCATCAATACGACGACACTGGTCAGAGAGCAGAGATTTGACAGAAAAATCGGAACCTGCTCCTTCTAGTTTAAGGAGGCAGAAATCTATGGGAGCCAAAGTTTCAGAGAGATGGCAGTTTGAGAAGCAAGATGGTGCATCCTCATCAAAAAATAACAAGGAACCATCATCTCCGTTTAAATCAAATAGAGAATCACCGTCATATCAAGAAAGTCAACTCATTTCTCCATGTAGGTCAAGGCCACTGTCAACTTCTTCCAGTGATAGTCAGAAA GACGTTGTTGTTGCAACCCCTGTTACCATAACAACAAATGGCTGGCATCGTACAAACGGGACTAAG GAAGAAGAGGAGAGGATTGAGCGAGAGCGATTGGAGCGGGAAGAACAGGAGCGTGAAGAA GCAGCAAGAAGGATGGAAGAGGAACAAAAGAAGAGAAACCGCAAGAGGAAAGGGTTGGGAGGACTTGACAAAGAAAAGAAGAATAAGCTCAAA GCATTGATCATGGCTAAAGCGGCAGAAGACTTGAGAAATGAAGCCAAGGCTAAAGCCGAGGAGAAGGAGCGATACATCAACGAGCGGGTCCCGCCCTGTGACACCCAGGGCAAAGACAAGG CTGCTCTTATTAAACTATGCAAGGACCTTCATACTTTGATGGCCACCCTGGAGGAAGAAGTCTATGATTGGAACATGAAAGTTAGGAAACAGGAAGGAGAA ATCAACTCTCTATCTCTCAAAGTGAACGATTCCAAAGGAAAATT CGTTAAGCCTGTTCTTAGAAAAGTCAACAAAGAAAGCAA ATTTGATAAGCTTAAGAAAGATAAATCAGATTTCCGTGGCAATTTGAAGTCCACAGGACAGAGTAAATATGCATTGGATGAGGAAGGGGAAGAAAAG GCGGAATAA
- the LOC128159118 gene encoding trichohyalin-like isoform X5: MSTLEERREARRRRRQQEESGPQLNGDDDLDERLSQRRRERESRLKLIAAGVNAINGEDELERRRRERREQRLRSSEVAEDTSTSNRRTRRRGTEDEIDATEETPEAAPEEPQVDPEEAARKRRAAQAEQERQEEEERARREEEEEERQRQEEIRRQQEEERRKQDEERRRQEEAERAKREEIDNILDRQKKEREEQEIRINERIRNLQSVNDTVNDDLFIDEDDWNNHTNNSVHGNKLSDMERRKLESNKTSQLKTFFEDRMEEQKSNELHLEIHRKDGSNKRQHPGNLSLDESSQSHVQERLIKYQSSLQISPKDASLSPKDLHVYHAKVISPGSDRLKDIQKRFEGEKSNGDLSNNRLGRLSASETHLNITEKTESPRFGSKKVLDRWQPAHNSQKSPLATSFKATSTTNMDSGASRKSGTVTLLASKFATSKESLNDNHVTSPTTLKHSGSFKDVSSIRRHWSESRDLTEKSEPAPSSLRRQKSMGAKVSERWQFEKQDGASSSKNNKEPSSPFKSNRESPSYQESQLISPCRSRPLSTSSSDSQKDVVVATPVTITTNGWHRTNGTKEEEERIERERLEREEQEREEAARRMEEEQKKRNRKRKGLGGLDKEKKNKLKDLHGDSDSADDEDEESMSSSDSSSFHTSHSNPRPMHRVTPLPSDLESMSKAALIKLCKDLHTLMATLEEEVYDWNMKVRKQEGEINSLSLKVNDSKGKFVKPVLRKVNKESKFDKLKKDKSDFRGNLKSTGQSKYALDEEGEEKAE; this comes from the exons ATGAGCACATTAGAAGAAAGACGTGAGGCCCGTCGCCGGCGGCGACAACAGGAGGAGTCTGG GCCTCAGTTGAACGGTGACGATGACCTTGACGAACGGTTGAGTCAGCGCCGAAGGGAACGGGAATCAAGGTTGAAACTCAT AGCTGCGGGTGTAAATGCAATAAATGGAGAGGATGAATTGGAACGTCGGCGGAGGGAAAGGCGAGAGCAACGGCTCAG GTCCTCTGAGGTCGCAGAGGATACCAGCACCTCCAACCGCCGCACGCGTCGCAGAGGAACAGAGGACGAGATAGATGCTACAGAG GAAACCCCAGAAGCCGCTCCTGAGGAACCACAAGTAGACCCAGAGGAAGCAGCTCGCAAGCGCCGGGCAGCTCAAGCCGAGCAGGAAAGACAGGAAGAGGAGGAGCGAGCTCGACGAGAAGAGGAAGAAGAAGAGCGCCAGAGACAGGAGGAAATCCGACGCCAGCAGGAAGAGGAGCGTAGGAAACAGGACGAAGAGAGAAGAAGACAGGAGGAGGCTGAGCGTGCTAAGAGG GAAGAAATAGATAACATACTAGACAGACAGAAAAAAGAGCGGGAAGAGCAAGAAATACGAATCAACGAAAGAATACGCAACTTACAGAGTGTTAATGACACGGTGAATGACGACTTGTTTATTGACGAGGACGATTGGAATAATCACACAAACAACAGCGTGCACGGAAATAAGTTATCAGACATGGAGAGGAGAAAATTAGAAAGCAACAAAACCAGTCAGTTAAAGACATTTTTTGAGGATAGAATGGAGGAGCAAAAATCAAATGAACTCCATCTTGAAATCCACAGGAAAGATGGATCTAATAAACGCCAGCAT CCAGGTAACCTAAGTTTGGATGAGTCGAGCCAGTCTCATGTTCAAGAAAGGCTAATCAAATATCAATCTTCACTTCAGATTTCACCAAAG GATGCATCGCTTTCACCCAAAGATCTGCATGTCTACCATGCTAAAGTTATCTCCCCTGGCTCAGATCGCTTAAAAGATATTCAAAAAAGA TTTGAGGGGGAGAAATCAAATGGGGATCTCAGCAATAATAGACTCGGGAGATTGAGTGCAAGTGAAACTCATCTCAATATTACA GAGAAAACAGAGTCTCCTCGATTTGGAAGTAAAAAGGTGTTAGACAGATGGCAGCCAGCCCATAATTCACAGAAATCTCCCTTAGCAACAAGTTTTAAAGCCACAAGCACAACCAATATGGACAGTGGTGCATCACGCAAATCTGGCACAGTGACACTCTTGGCATCAAAATTTGCCACGTCCAAAGAATCTCTGAACGATAATCATGTGACTTCACCCACAACACTGAAGCATTCTGGGTCGTTTAAGGATGTATCATCAATACGACGACACTGGTCAGAGAGCAGAGATTTGACAGAAAAATCGGAACCTGCTCCTTCTAGTTTAAGGAGGCAGAAATCTATGGGAGCCAAAGTTTCAGAGAGATGGCAGTTTGAGAAGCAAGATGGTGCATCCTCATCAAAAAATAACAAGGAACCATCATCTCCGTTTAAATCAAATAGAGAATCACCGTCATATCAAGAAAGTCAACTCATTTCTCCATGTAGGTCAAGGCCACTGTCAACTTCTTCCAGTGATAGTCAGAAA GACGTTGTTGTTGCAACCCCTGTTACCATAACAACAAATGGCTGGCATCGTACAAACGGGACTAAG GAAGAAGAGGAGAGGATTGAGCGAGAGCGATTGGAGCGGGAAGAACAGGAGCGTGAAGAA GCAGCAAGAAGGATGGAAGAGGAACAAAAGAAGAGAAACCGCAAGAGGAAAGGGTTGGGAGGACTTGACAAAGAAAAGAAGAATAAGCTCAAA GATTTGCATGGTGACTCTGATTCTGCCGATGACGAAGACGAGGAAAGCATGTCATCCAGTGATTCTTCTTCCTTTCACACCTCCCACTCAAACCCCCGACCAATGCACAGAGTCACCCCCCTCCCATCTGACCTGGAAAGCATGAGTAAAG CTGCTCTTATTAAACTATGCAAGGACCTTCATACTTTGATGGCCACCCTGGAGGAAGAAGTCTATGATTGGAACATGAAAGTTAGGAAACAGGAAGGAGAA ATCAACTCTCTATCTCTCAAAGTGAACGATTCCAAAGGAAAATT CGTTAAGCCTGTTCTTAGAAAAGTCAACAAAGAAAGCAA ATTTGATAAGCTTAAGAAAGATAAATCAGATTTCCGTGGCAATTTGAAGTCCACAGGACAGAGTAAATATGCATTGGATGAGGAAGGGGAAGAAAAG GCGGAATAA